One stretch of Zingiber officinale cultivar Zhangliang chromosome 6B, Zo_v1.1, whole genome shotgun sequence DNA includes these proteins:
- the LOC121990510 gene encoding probable membrane-associated kinase regulator 1, giving the protein METSDAAAAAPVMSSFPSPSSSSSSSDFEFTVSVSPAASKRSCPADELFYKGQLLPLHPSTRICMVRTLLLSSASASSSSTATTASRDSTASSSSSSSAFSAADSLLPDSCNSSSRPSSVAEDDARRFSAPAAKRPAVVAAAAAGGGAKYLSSLANRFSSAFSLHRGGSKKLDPIEASPAAPPPPPPAAKRAKEVIKKYVKKVRPIYEKLSAMQQKNKKKPTTFSFSDRLFPGKKNTPATGADAAAFSQSSFSGNLFGLHPPARKERWAASCPSSMRSSPSHSGLLYAGDAPPAASLQPSSMEELQSAIQSAIAHCKNSLTQPANHNEIRTTGP; this is encoded by the coding sequence ATGGAGACGTcggacgccgccgccgccgcaccAGTGATGTCATCTTTTCCGTCTCCGTCGTCGTCCTCTTCGTCCTCTGACTTTGAGTTCACTGTGTCCGTCTCCCCCGCCGCCTCGAAGCGCTCTTGCCCGGCCGACGAGCTATTCTACAAGGGGCAGCTCCTGCCCCTCCACCCCTCCACCCGAATATGCATGGTCCGTACCCTTCTCCTCAGCTCCgcctccgcctcctcctcctccaccgccACCACCGCTTCCCGCGACTCCACCGCcagctcctcctcttcctcctccgccTTCTCCGCCGCCGATTCGCTTCTCCCCGACAGCTGCAACTCCTCCTCCCGCCCCAGCTCCGTCGCCGAAGACGATGCCCGCCGCTTTTCCGCCCCGGCTGCCAAACGCCCAGCCGTCGTCGCCGCAGCCGCCGCCGGCGGCGGCGCCAAGTATCTCTCCTCCCTAGCCAACCGCTTCTCCTCCGCCTTCTCCTTACACCGCGGCGGCAGCAAAAAACTCGACCCCATCGAGGCCTCCCCCGCggcaccgccgccgccgcctccggcAGCGAAGCGCGCGAAGGAGGTGATCAAGAAGTACGTGAAAAAAGTGAGGCCAATCTACGAGAAGCTCTCCGCCATGcaacagaagaacaagaagaagcctACGACCTTCTCCTTCTCCGACCGTCTATTCCCCGGCAAGAAAAATACTCCGGCGACCGGCGCCGACGCGGCGGCCTTCTCGCAGTCGTCCTTCTCCGGCAACCTTTTCGGCCTCCATCCGCCTGCGAGGAAGGAGCGGTGGGCGGCGAGCTGCCCATCGTCCATGCGGTCTTCCCCGAGCCACTCCGGCCTTCTCTACGCCGGCGACGCACCTCCGGCCGCTTCGCTGCAGCCTTCGTCCATGGAGGAGCTACAGAGCGCCATACAAAGCGCCATAGCGCACTGCAAAAACTCATTGACGCAACCGGCTAACCACAACGAGATCAGAACCACCGGACCctga